From a single Silene latifolia isolate original U9 population chromosome 6, ASM4854445v1, whole genome shotgun sequence genomic region:
- the LOC141588208 gene encoding uncharacterized protein LOC141588208, translating to MRKPKLLGRMSKWFVHLSGYDIRYDPRTAIKSKSLADFVSDFSPAIQNLADEEILTLKGNKEAEVWQMHIDGASNQRGAGMQLALELGVRNLQIFSDSLLIVNHVNDEFIARDSKMIAYLKLAKELKQKFKDCKLKQVPRDQNVEADALATLGATFKPTELSNIPIAHMLEPSIKKLEEADRGELED from the exons ATGAGGAAGCCTAAGCTGttaggcagaatgtcaaaatggttcGTACACCTTAGTGGGTACGACATCAGGTATGATCCAAGAACAGCGATAAAATCAAAGTCGCTCGCAGATTTTGTGTCAGATTTCAGCCCAGCtatccaaaatctggcagatgaGGAGATACTAACCCTAAAAGGGAACAAGGaggcagaagtctggcagatgcacattGATGGAGCCTCCaatcaaaggggggcag gaatgcagctagcCCTGGAGTTAGGAGTCAGAAACCTACAGATATTCAGTGACTCTTTACTAATAGTTAACCATGTGAATGATGAATTCATAGCCAGGGACTCAAAGATGATCGCCTACTTAAAATTGGCAAAGGAGCTGAAACAAAAATTCAAAGATTGTAAGCTCAAGCAGGTCCCCAGAGACCAGAATGTGGAGGCAGATGCCCTAGCAACTCTCGGGGCAACCTTCAAACCAACCGAGCTGTCCAACATCCCCATCGCGCACATGCTAGAACCTTCTATCAAAAAATTAGAAGAGGCGGACAGAGGAGAATTGGAAGATTAG
- the LOC141588209 gene encoding uncharacterized protein LOC141588209, translating to MVVAEPESQQESVAEEAEWTEVIGKKSKSPQKEVASSSNSAVLKVTPEDVEPELEYWGTSGFPMYDNKPLIVKPWTETCLLGKFLKRDGATEDKTRLGYARLLVEVEIGQAFPEKLTFQDEKGQEVTILVEYEWRPTICGDCKGKGHTTDMCKKKQPAPVTRPAPKPSQKVWRPVQKVSRQEHLNSVQQSPTKTYVEVGINEANKQLDVKKFLFQNNIGLYGLVETKIKERDFDSVLSKLGGLWKGLNNSDYHQGERVWVIWDPQQFLVNLLHKNSQVITVQVSELDSGDEFLLSVVYGSNDEVERLAMWSHLKEIKDNYSGPWGVCGDFNSVLHFNERIGREILWAEIADFRDCVDYCGLMDIKGQGAFYTCNNKQVPASRSFSRIDRFMVNVEWMDLYLASYAHFMPEGLFDHNPCVCYRKIRRDRRKFQFMYYNMWSLDSNFKAVVQAA from the exons ATGGTAGTAGCAGAGCCTGAGTCTCAGCAAGAATCTGTAGCAGAAGAAGCAGAATGGACTGAAGTCATAGGTAAGAAATCTAAATCTCCTCAGAAAGAAGTTGCTTCTTCCTCTAATTCCGCTGTTCTGAAAGTTACACCTGAGGATGTTGAGCCTGAATTGGAATATTGGGGTACTTCT GGGTTTCCTATGTATGATAACAAGCCGTTAATTGTTAAGCCATGGACAGAGACAT GCTTATTGGGTAAGTTTCTTAAGCGAGATGGTGCCACTGAGGACAAAACCAGATTGGGTTATGCTAGGTTACTGGTTGAGGTTGAGATAGGACAAGCCTTTCCTGAGAAATTGACTTTCCAAGATGAGAAGGGGCAGGAAGTGACAATATTGGTCGAGTATGAATGGAGGCCTACCATATGTGGTGATTGCAAGGGAAAAGGTCATACCACTGATATGTGTAAAAAGAAGCAGCCTGCTCCTGTCACTAGGCCAGCGCCAAAACCTTCACAGAAGGTCTGGAGACCAGTTCAGAAG GTCTCTAGACAGGAGCACCTGAATTCTGTGCAGCAGTCTCCTACCAAAACTTATGTGGAAGT gggaATAAATGAGGCCAATAAACAGTTAGATGTCAAGAAGTTTTTGTTCCAAAATAATATTGGTCTCTATGGTTTGgtagaaactaaaataaaagagcGGGATTTTGATAGTGTTCTTAGTAAGTTAGGTGGTCTCTGGAAAGGTTTAAATAATAGTGATTATCATCAAGGAGAAAGAGTTTGGGTCATCTGGGATCCTCAACAATTTTTGGTCAATTTACTTCACAAAAactctcaagttataacagtccAGGTTTCTGAACTTGATTCTGGGGATGAATTCTTGTTGTCTGTTGTTTATGGTTCaaatgatgaggttgagagattgGCTATGTGGTCTCACCTGAAGGAAATAAAGGATAACTACTCAGGTCCTTGGGGTGTTTGTGGGGATTTCAACAGTGTCTTACACTTTAATGAGAGAATTGGAAGAGAAATTCTTTGGGCTGAGATAGCTGATTTTAGAGATTGTGTGGACTATTGTGGTCTTATGGATATTAAGGGGCAAGGAGCTTTTTACACGTGTAACAACAAACAAGTTCCTGCTTCAAGAAGTTTTTCTAGGATTGATAGGTTTATGGTCAATGTTGAATGGATGGATTTGTATCTTGCTTCCTATGCTCATTTCATGCCTGAAGGTCTTTTTGATCACAACCCTTGTGTTTGCTATAGGAAGATTAGGAGAGATAGAAGGAAGTTTCAGTTCATGTACTATAACATGTGGAGTTTGGATAGTAATTTCAAAGCTGTGGTACAAGCTGCCTGA